One stretch of Punica granatum isolate Tunisia-2019 chromosome 5, ASM765513v2, whole genome shotgun sequence DNA includes these proteins:
- the LOC116207450 gene encoding protein GAMETE EXPRESSED 2 isoform X1 yields the protein MIFLIRIFKLHNWNMIELNFHAIKNGSKFRIRLNFLTLPRYDLILQLDLKSARVTLGVNLSILITAKTSNGHHVSRAKTIPSPPSAPSTNRTLEEESSKQEHNFSPQFLILLCVCRTRKMAIHLLQQLLLASLASSTLINPCVSQLSENEETLPAFAFSWPNNNGTFRAGDVAVIDIKVLGNLENMSDFKPVISVNEKPGNSCYVSGVGLEHFGEGPSFSSWRIVFTPIRVGMFNVIITEDRFKVLDSSLHFEVLPGRIYSSVCSVSWIGLVNEFAAGTKATVRILPKDAFGNNVSSTTEPLDSYNFTVSALLENGSAASLANTTYMGQNEFGYIIIEFVASAAGKFFLQVLGQGANLDGSPLPFQVNPGPLDVPSCTAEWKFETNSWQIFSKVEIYIRQLDRYGNLIPGLYEFDADVIEKEMNLSIPIPDLYFEEVSPGIQLFSFSAVESGNFSLTIFDEEHNKSISNMPYEFTVFVGRSHFPEHYPLCVCFAEVSGFTGSGFNLIGYCDGSNSVVNGSGLNSSAPGKVAEFSIYLIDLFQYPSPVEIERVRVQIIREIDSSYVESSIYPLQFTNGSTQNRALTVSSANETTLGPAPSPNLRNSSTGAWSAWASAFIVVYLPEKSGTYQISVFCGNILLNSGSPFRKEVIAGEVDMTLSGVVELHPKVPKHIKNEVVVRLMDSFYNPVLGQQSRLKLEITSKNNSDFLNWAFVNNSDGSYSGHYVAMDVGTYELCVSFDGNPFKSCPSIVNAYSSEYFPQAYNDTASVWEDESIAFDALENDFFAGDNASILNFSQPSHGSLLQYERLLRYTPFRDFYGNDSFLYTIADVNGNQATGSVKINVLIIPPQFISFPTLLEATEDIISPKFGGYSGLRVTYSDLKENISVALSAQSGSVSLSPMMMELGQSELSIEIGDGEKDDLVLQGRVEVVNAALQSFQYLGNENFSGGDTIRVSSWNKNGKNDLDIPMFVEPINDPPFICAPGFIILNYRSDDKSLIFDRERDEFDFFVGDPDVPHFPGGDPQFLVAFSLEVSNGFIVTTLPAQLVNTTELKLKRIYQWQPLQTYVSISKHFMVQAVGVRFQGAINECNEVMQQLYYHGGDGGAVLTLKLNDLGNYGRFPECTEKLSQPLYAEASVNLIRRSPMSSLLAHSLGTAIIIELVVLLLLGVLLLFFTCKCAFLLVNERRKRRANATSGSSSIHNSRKYPSTTNSPENATYFSARCLSRSLLGGKLQEIRQRFRRRSGNEVRTNDHSSQGPMLTVSPFNIEKNRDTISP from the exons ATGATCTTCCTAATTCGAATTTTTAAGCTCCATAACTGGAATATGATTGAATTGAACTTCCATGCGATAAAAAATGGGAGCAAATTCAGGATTAGACTTAATTTCTTAACCTTGCCTAGGTACGACCTAATTTTACAATTAGACCTGAAGTCTGCAAGAGTGACCCTGGGAGTTAACCTCTCAATTCTTATAACCGCCAAGACATCCAACGGCCACCATGTGTCTCGCGCCAAAACCATTCCATCGCCACCGTCCGCTCCATCCACCAACCGCACCCTTGAGGAAGAATCATCCAAACAAGAACACAACTTTTCCCCTCAGTTTCTCATTCTCCTCTGTGTCTGCAGAACTCGAAAAATGGCAATTCATTTGCTCCAGCAGCTCCTGCTGGCATCCCTCGCTTCCTCGACTCTCATCAACCCCTGCGTCTCTCAACTCTCGG AGAACGAAGAAACATTGCCTGCATTCGCTTTTAGTTGGCCGAACAATAACGGCACGTTCAGAGCGGGAGATGTTGCTGTCATTGACATTAAGGTGCTTGGGAATCTAGAGAACATGAGCGATTTCAAGCCCGTTATTAGCGTTAATGAGAAGCCCGGAAACAGTTGCTATGTCTCTGGCGTGGGGTTGGAACATTTTGGGGAGGGTCCAAGTTTCAGCAGTTGGAGGATCGTCTTCACTCCAATTAGGGTAGGCATGTTCAATGTGATCATCACCGAGGACCGATTCAAAGTTCTAGATTCCTCTCTTCATTTTGAAGTCTTACCAG GTCGTATCTACTCATCAGTCTGCTCCGTGTCGTGGATTGGCCTCGTGAATGAGTTTGCTGCAGGGACGAAAGCTACTGTTAGGATTCTCCCCAAGGATGCATTTGGGAACAATGTTTCTTCAACAACTGAGCCGCTGGACTCGTACAACTTCACAGTGTCTGCGCTGCTCGAAAACGGTTCAGCTGCAAGCTTGGCAAACACCACTTACATGGGTCAGAATGAGTTTGGATACATTATTATCGAGTTCGTAGCATCTGCTGCTGGAAAGTTCTTCTTACAGGTACTGGGACAAGGAGCAAACCTGGACGGATCCCCCCTCCCGTTCCAGGTGAACCCAG GACCTCTAGATGTTCCAAGCTGTACGGCTGAATGGAAGTTTGAGACAAATTCTTGGCAAATATTCTCCAAGGTGGAGATATACATACGTCAGCTCGATCGATATGGGAATCTCATTCCTGGATTGTATGAATTTGATGCCGATGTCATTGAGAAAGAGATGAACCTGTCTATTCCCATTCCCGATCTCTACTTTGAGGAAGTCTCTCCAGGAATTCAGCTCTTCTCCTTCAGCGCAGTGGAGTCGGGCAACTTCTCGCTCACTATATTTGATGAGGAGCACAACAAAAGCATTTCTAATATGCCATATGAATTTACAGTTTTTGTAGGTCGATCACATTTTCCCGAACATTACCCTTTGTGTGTATGTTTTGCTGAGGTTTCAGGATTTACTGGCAGTGGTTTTAATTTGATAGGATACTGTGATGGATCGAACAGTGTTGTCAATGGCTCGGGTTTGAATAGTTCGGCCCCGGGAAAAGTTGCGGAGTTCTCTATCTACTTAATAGACCTTTTCCAGTACCCATCTCCAGTTGAAATTGAAAGAGTTCGAGTCCAAATCATACGGGAAATCGATTCTTCTTATGTAGAATCAAGTATATATCCTCTGCAATTTACTAATG GAAGTACACAGAATAGAGCTTTGACAGTGAGCTCCGCGAATGAGACAACTCTCGGTCCGGCACCATCCCCTAACCTCAGAAACAGT TCAACTGGGGCCTGGAGTGCTTGGGCTAGTGCTTTCATTGTGGTCTATCTACCGGAAAAGAGTGGGACCTATCAAATTAGTGTTTTCTGCGGAAATATATTACTTAACAGCGGAAGTCCCTTCAGAAAGGAAGTCATTGCAG GGGAGGTTGATATGACGCTTTCAGGCGTCGTGGAGCTCCATCCCAAGGTTCCTAAGCACATAAAGAACGAAGTGGTAGTGAGGTTAATGGATTCGTTTTATAATCCTGTCCTCGGGCAGCAGTCAAGGCTAAAGCTCGAGATCACTTCAAAGAACAATTCGGATTTTCTGAATTGGGCATTTGTGAACAACAGTGACGGGTCTTACAGTGGACACTACGTGGCTATGGATGTCGGAACTTACGAGCTCTGTGTGTCATTTGATGGAAACCCATTCAAATCTTGCCCTTCCATTGTAAACGCGTATAGCA GTGAATATTTTCCACAAGCTTACAATGATACAGCATCAGTTTGGGAGGATGAGTCAATTGCTTTCGATGCTTTGGAGAACGATTTCTTTGCTGGGGACAATGCAAgtattctcaatttttcacAG CCAAGTCACGGTTCGCTTCTCCAATATGAGCGGCTGCTTAGATACACACCGTTCCGAGATTTTTATGGAAATGATTCTTTCTTGTACACAATCGCCGATGTCAATGGCAATCAAGCCACAGGGTCTGTAAAGATAAACGTTCTCATAATACCGCCCCAGTTCATCTCCTTTCCGACTCTATTGGAAGCTACTGAAGACATCATAAGTCCCAAGTTTGG TGGCTATTCAGGTTTGAGGGTCACATATTCAGATCTCAAGGAAAATATATCGGTTGCGCTGAGTGCACAGTCTGGCAGTGTATCTCTCTCCCCCATGATGATGGAGTTGGGCCAATCGGAACTTTCCATCGAGATAGGGGATGGAGAAAAGGATGATTTAGTTCTGCAGGGTCGTGTTGAAGTTGTTAATGCTGCTCTGCAGTCATTCCAGTATCTCGG GAACGAGAACTTTAGCGGTGGGGACACCATCCGAGTTTCCAGCTGGAACAAGAATGGAAAAAATGATTTGGATATTCCTATGTTTGTGGAACCCATCAATGATCCTCCCTTCATCTGTGCTCCCGGATTCATCATCCTCAATTACAGGAGTGATGATAAGTCGCTGATATTCGACAGAGAAAGGGATGAGTTTGACTTCTTTGTCGGGGATCCCGACGTTCCTCATTTTCCAG GTGGCGACCCCCAATTTCTGGTTGCATTTTCGTTAGAAGTCAGCAACGGTTTCATTGTAACCACTTTGCCTGCACAGCTTGTGAACACGACCGAACTGAAGCTGAAGAGAATCTATCAGTGGCAACCACTTCAGACTTATGTTTCCATCTCGAAACATTTCATGGTTCAAGCAGTCGGGGTTCGGTTCCAAGGAGCAATAAACGAATGCAACGAAGTAATGCAGCAGCTGTACTATCAT GGTGGGGACGGTGGCGCTGTGTTGACGCTGAAGCTCAATGATTTAGGAAACTACGGCCGCTTTCCCGAATGCACTGAGAAGCTTTCCCAGCCACTGTATGCTGAAGCTTCGGTAAATCTGATTCGGAGAAGTCCCATGAGTTCGCTGCTAGCACATT CACTGGGAACAGCTATTATAATCGAGCTCGTTGTGTTGCTCTTACTCGGGGTCCTACTACTGTTTTTCACGTGCAAATGCGCATTTCTTCTTGTAAACGAAAGGAGAAAGCGTCGCGCCAATGCTACTTCTGGATCATCAAGCATCCACAATTCCAGGAAATATCCT TCGACCACGAACTCACCAGAGAATGCAACCTACTTCTCTGCCCGTTGCTTAAGCCGCTCTTTGCTAGGCGGGAAGCTCCAGGAAATTCGCCAGCG GTTTCGAAGACGTTCAGGAAATGAAGTACGGACCAATGATCACTCGAGTCAAGGTCCCATGCTCACTGTCTCTCCGTTCAATATCGAGAAAAACAGAGATACTATAAGCCCCTGA
- the LOC116207450 gene encoding protein GAMETE EXPRESSED 2 isoform X3 — protein MIFLIRIFKLHNWNMIELNFHAIKNGSKFRIRLNFLTLPRYDLILQLDLKSARVTLGVNLSILITAKTSNGHHVSRAKTIPSPPSAPSTNRTLEEESSKQEHNFSPQFLILLCVCRTRKMAIHLLQQLLLASLASSTLINPCVSQLSENEETLPAFAFSWPNNNGTFRAGDVAVIDIKVLGNLENMSDFKPVISVNEKPGNSCYVSGVGLEHFGEGPSFSSWRIVFTPIRVGMFNVIITEDRFKVLDSSLHFEVLPGRIYSSVCSVSWIGLVNEFAAGTKATVRILPKDAFGNNVSSTTEPLDSYNFTVSALLENGSAASLANTTYMGQNEFGYIIIEFVASAAGKFFLQVLGQGANLDGSPLPFQVNPGPLDVPSCTAEWKFETNSWQIFSKVEIYIRQLDRYGNLIPGLYEFDADVIEKEMNLSIPIPDLYFEEVSPGIQLFSFSAVESGNFSLTIFDEEHNKSISNMPYEFTVFVGYCDGSNSVVNGSGLNSSAPGKVAEFSIYLIDLFQYPSPVEIERVRVQIIREIDSSYVESSIYPLQFTNGSTQNRALTVSSANETTLGPAPSPNLRNSSTGAWSAWASAFIVVYLPEKSGTYQISVFCGNILLNSGSPFRKEVIAGEVDMTLSGVVELHPKVPKHIKNEVVVRLMDSFYNPVLGQQSRLKLEITSKNNSDFLNWAFVNNSDGSYSGHYVAMDVGTYELCVSFDGNPFKSCPSIVNAYSSEYFPQAYNDTASVWEDESIAFDALENDFFAGDNASILNFSQPSHGSLLQYERLLRYTPFRDFYGNDSFLYTIADVNGNQATGSVKINVLIIPPQFISFPTLLEATEDIISPKFGGYSGLRVTYSDLKENISVALSAQSGSVSLSPMMMELGQSELSIEIGDGEKDDLVLQGRVEVVNAALQSFQYLGNENFSGGDTIRVSSWNKNGKNDLDIPMFVEPINDPPFICAPGFIILNYRSDDKSLIFDRERDEFDFFVGDPDVPHFPGGDPQFLVAFSLEVSNGFIVTTLPAQLVNTTELKLKRIYQWQPLQTYVSISKHFMVQAVGVRFQGAINECNEVMQQLYYHGGDGGAVLTLKLNDLGNYGRFPECTEKLSQPLYAEASVNLIRRSPMSSLLAHSLGTAIIIELVVLLLLGVLLLFFTCKCAFLLVNERRKRRANATSGSSSIHNSRKYPSTTNSPENATYFSARCLSRSLLGGKLQEIRQRFRRRSGNEVRTNDHSSQGPMLTVSPFNIEKNRDTISP, from the exons ATGATCTTCCTAATTCGAATTTTTAAGCTCCATAACTGGAATATGATTGAATTGAACTTCCATGCGATAAAAAATGGGAGCAAATTCAGGATTAGACTTAATTTCTTAACCTTGCCTAGGTACGACCTAATTTTACAATTAGACCTGAAGTCTGCAAGAGTGACCCTGGGAGTTAACCTCTCAATTCTTATAACCGCCAAGACATCCAACGGCCACCATGTGTCTCGCGCCAAAACCATTCCATCGCCACCGTCCGCTCCATCCACCAACCGCACCCTTGAGGAAGAATCATCCAAACAAGAACACAACTTTTCCCCTCAGTTTCTCATTCTCCTCTGTGTCTGCAGAACTCGAAAAATGGCAATTCATTTGCTCCAGCAGCTCCTGCTGGCATCCCTCGCTTCCTCGACTCTCATCAACCCCTGCGTCTCTCAACTCTCGG AGAACGAAGAAACATTGCCTGCATTCGCTTTTAGTTGGCCGAACAATAACGGCACGTTCAGAGCGGGAGATGTTGCTGTCATTGACATTAAGGTGCTTGGGAATCTAGAGAACATGAGCGATTTCAAGCCCGTTATTAGCGTTAATGAGAAGCCCGGAAACAGTTGCTATGTCTCTGGCGTGGGGTTGGAACATTTTGGGGAGGGTCCAAGTTTCAGCAGTTGGAGGATCGTCTTCACTCCAATTAGGGTAGGCATGTTCAATGTGATCATCACCGAGGACCGATTCAAAGTTCTAGATTCCTCTCTTCATTTTGAAGTCTTACCAG GTCGTATCTACTCATCAGTCTGCTCCGTGTCGTGGATTGGCCTCGTGAATGAGTTTGCTGCAGGGACGAAAGCTACTGTTAGGATTCTCCCCAAGGATGCATTTGGGAACAATGTTTCTTCAACAACTGAGCCGCTGGACTCGTACAACTTCACAGTGTCTGCGCTGCTCGAAAACGGTTCAGCTGCAAGCTTGGCAAACACCACTTACATGGGTCAGAATGAGTTTGGATACATTATTATCGAGTTCGTAGCATCTGCTGCTGGAAAGTTCTTCTTACAGGTACTGGGACAAGGAGCAAACCTGGACGGATCCCCCCTCCCGTTCCAGGTGAACCCAG GACCTCTAGATGTTCCAAGCTGTACGGCTGAATGGAAGTTTGAGACAAATTCTTGGCAAATATTCTCCAAGGTGGAGATATACATACGTCAGCTCGATCGATATGGGAATCTCATTCCTGGATTGTATGAATTTGATGCCGATGTCATTGAGAAAGAGATGAACCTGTCTATTCCCATTCCCGATCTCTACTTTGAGGAAGTCTCTCCAGGAATTCAGCTCTTCTCCTTCAGCGCAGTGGAGTCGGGCAACTTCTCGCTCACTATATTTGATGAGGAGCACAACAAAAGCATTTCTAATATGCCATATGAATTTACAGTTTTTGTAG GATACTGTGATGGATCGAACAGTGTTGTCAATGGCTCGGGTTTGAATAGTTCGGCCCCGGGAAAAGTTGCGGAGTTCTCTATCTACTTAATAGACCTTTTCCAGTACCCATCTCCAGTTGAAATTGAAAGAGTTCGAGTCCAAATCATACGGGAAATCGATTCTTCTTATGTAGAATCAAGTATATATCCTCTGCAATTTACTAATG GAAGTACACAGAATAGAGCTTTGACAGTGAGCTCCGCGAATGAGACAACTCTCGGTCCGGCACCATCCCCTAACCTCAGAAACAGT TCAACTGGGGCCTGGAGTGCTTGGGCTAGTGCTTTCATTGTGGTCTATCTACCGGAAAAGAGTGGGACCTATCAAATTAGTGTTTTCTGCGGAAATATATTACTTAACAGCGGAAGTCCCTTCAGAAAGGAAGTCATTGCAG GGGAGGTTGATATGACGCTTTCAGGCGTCGTGGAGCTCCATCCCAAGGTTCCTAAGCACATAAAGAACGAAGTGGTAGTGAGGTTAATGGATTCGTTTTATAATCCTGTCCTCGGGCAGCAGTCAAGGCTAAAGCTCGAGATCACTTCAAAGAACAATTCGGATTTTCTGAATTGGGCATTTGTGAACAACAGTGACGGGTCTTACAGTGGACACTACGTGGCTATGGATGTCGGAACTTACGAGCTCTGTGTGTCATTTGATGGAAACCCATTCAAATCTTGCCCTTCCATTGTAAACGCGTATAGCA GTGAATATTTTCCACAAGCTTACAATGATACAGCATCAGTTTGGGAGGATGAGTCAATTGCTTTCGATGCTTTGGAGAACGATTTCTTTGCTGGGGACAATGCAAgtattctcaatttttcacAG CCAAGTCACGGTTCGCTTCTCCAATATGAGCGGCTGCTTAGATACACACCGTTCCGAGATTTTTATGGAAATGATTCTTTCTTGTACACAATCGCCGATGTCAATGGCAATCAAGCCACAGGGTCTGTAAAGATAAACGTTCTCATAATACCGCCCCAGTTCATCTCCTTTCCGACTCTATTGGAAGCTACTGAAGACATCATAAGTCCCAAGTTTGG TGGCTATTCAGGTTTGAGGGTCACATATTCAGATCTCAAGGAAAATATATCGGTTGCGCTGAGTGCACAGTCTGGCAGTGTATCTCTCTCCCCCATGATGATGGAGTTGGGCCAATCGGAACTTTCCATCGAGATAGGGGATGGAGAAAAGGATGATTTAGTTCTGCAGGGTCGTGTTGAAGTTGTTAATGCTGCTCTGCAGTCATTCCAGTATCTCGG GAACGAGAACTTTAGCGGTGGGGACACCATCCGAGTTTCCAGCTGGAACAAGAATGGAAAAAATGATTTGGATATTCCTATGTTTGTGGAACCCATCAATGATCCTCCCTTCATCTGTGCTCCCGGATTCATCATCCTCAATTACAGGAGTGATGATAAGTCGCTGATATTCGACAGAGAAAGGGATGAGTTTGACTTCTTTGTCGGGGATCCCGACGTTCCTCATTTTCCAG GTGGCGACCCCCAATTTCTGGTTGCATTTTCGTTAGAAGTCAGCAACGGTTTCATTGTAACCACTTTGCCTGCACAGCTTGTGAACACGACCGAACTGAAGCTGAAGAGAATCTATCAGTGGCAACCACTTCAGACTTATGTTTCCATCTCGAAACATTTCATGGTTCAAGCAGTCGGGGTTCGGTTCCAAGGAGCAATAAACGAATGCAACGAAGTAATGCAGCAGCTGTACTATCAT GGTGGGGACGGTGGCGCTGTGTTGACGCTGAAGCTCAATGATTTAGGAAACTACGGCCGCTTTCCCGAATGCACTGAGAAGCTTTCCCAGCCACTGTATGCTGAAGCTTCGGTAAATCTGATTCGGAGAAGTCCCATGAGTTCGCTGCTAGCACATT CACTGGGAACAGCTATTATAATCGAGCTCGTTGTGTTGCTCTTACTCGGGGTCCTACTACTGTTTTTCACGTGCAAATGCGCATTTCTTCTTGTAAACGAAAGGAGAAAGCGTCGCGCCAATGCTACTTCTGGATCATCAAGCATCCACAATTCCAGGAAATATCCT TCGACCACGAACTCACCAGAGAATGCAACCTACTTCTCTGCCCGTTGCTTAAGCCGCTCTTTGCTAGGCGGGAAGCTCCAGGAAATTCGCCAGCG GTTTCGAAGACGTTCAGGAAATGAAGTACGGACCAATGATCACTCGAGTCAAGGTCCCATGCTCACTGTCTCTCCGTTCAATATCGAGAAAAACAGAGATACTATAAGCCCCTGA